One genomic segment of Desulfocapsa sulfexigens DSM 10523 includes these proteins:
- a CDS encoding LysR family transcriptional regulator encodes MSVTIRQLEIFNAVVETGQVTRAAQSLFITQSAVSLALNEMENQLGGSLFDRSGRSLELNDRGRYFLPLSREILDKLEDLDSLMNEKDGQFAGSLNLVASSTIGNYVLPYLITAFKSMHPDVHFNMLVYNTKTAEKLIIDRAVDLGFVEGEVNNEQVAVTPWFQDELVLITRCTKNTEPEEVCDVTTDIKKFKWVMREAGSGTAQIFKSKLGKYVTDLNVVMELGHTEAIKKAVEAGAGVGCLSSLTVCRAINRGWLQKIHLDGVDMLRQLYVIQHKNKAKTRLIDEFLDFCFLLSRCSEGRTCLSSPESFQDLVLQFSEKE; translated from the coding sequence ATGTCAGTAACAATACGCCAACTTGAAATATTCAATGCAGTTGTTGAAACAGGTCAAGTCACGAGAGCTGCTCAGAGCCTTTTTATTACTCAATCGGCTGTGAGCCTTGCCTTGAATGAAATGGAAAATCAGCTTGGTGGGTCACTGTTTGATCGTTCTGGAAGAAGCCTGGAACTAAACGACAGAGGCCGGTACTTTCTTCCCCTCAGCCGAGAAATACTCGACAAATTAGAAGACCTCGACAGCTTGATGAATGAGAAGGATGGTCAGTTTGCAGGTTCTCTGAATCTGGTGGCCAGTTCTACTATAGGTAACTACGTCTTACCCTATCTGATAACAGCTTTTAAAAGTATGCATCCCGATGTTCATTTCAATATGCTGGTTTATAATACCAAAACAGCAGAAAAACTAATTATTGACCGTGCAGTTGACCTGGGCTTTGTAGAAGGTGAGGTGAACAACGAACAGGTTGCCGTAACCCCCTGGTTTCAAGACGAACTTGTTCTTATCACTCGCTGTACCAAAAACACAGAACCAGAAGAAGTCTGTGATGTCACAACCGACATAAAAAAATTCAAATGGGTAATGCGTGAAGCGGGATCAGGAACAGCCCAAATATTCAAAAGCAAACTTGGTAAGTATGTAACAGACCTCAACGTGGTGATGGAGTTAGGTCATACTGAGGCTATTAAAAAGGCTGTTGAAGCTGGTGCAGGGGTTGGCTGCCTTTCAAGTCTGACCGTATGCAGGGCAATCAATCGTGGCTGGCTCCAGAAAATCCATCTCGATGGAGTGGATATGCTGCGACAACTCTATGTTATTCAGCATAAGAATAAAGCAAAGACTCGATTAATTGATGAATTTCTCGATTTTTGCTTTCTCCTCAGTAGATGCAGTGAAGGACGGACCTGCCTCTCATCACCAGAAAGTTTTCAGGATCTTGTTCTGCAGTTCAGCGAGAAGGAGTAG
- a CDS encoding methionine synthase, with amino-acid sequence MKRQVNNTTLNQIASLYQAVDIQQQPRPLIIGERSNPTGSRKFRELLIADDYEGCLQVGIDQERLGAHVVDLSAAWAGRDEEKDLVTLVQMYGKTLKAPLMIDSTSPAVIEKGLASYPGRAIVNSINLEDGGKNLDTICNSVKKYGACVTALTIDENGMAMDCDTKFKIAERIYSLVTEKHGISADSLFFDPLTFTVGSGDEKLRNAAVQVLEAIKRIKAELPGCHTILGLSNISFGLPVPARKVLNAVFLHEAVAAGLDAVIIDPTNCISLDSIDKEAVVLALDLLYDRTDTNDQPLMAYIKYFEDHDIAANTEEKKDATPEEMIRERIMLGNQQDLPDILRMLLDRYSALEIVNLHLVAAMREVGVLFGSGEMLLPFVLQSAEVMRKSVDILEPFMDKNDRSDAACVLLATVQGDVHDIGKNLVNIILSNNGYRVIDIGIKVSAETIIDTVKNNPSIDIICLSGLLVKSAMIMQESMTKYRAAGLKKPILLGGAALTRKFVALDCAPLYDAPVIYCRDAFSGLKAIQDYEKGVLESSSWEETQPNTSDTKGKKKSPIETLGTIPTPPFTGINTVAADPADFLPLINKQILFRGRWGYRRGKLDETGYQKLLDTTVFPEFEAIHHKIISEKLFEPKIRYGWFPCTRLGESLIVSHKDKEISFSLPRQRREPNQSLVDFFRTEEQGNDLVGFFVVTLGEKLNAICQELYSQNKYHEYLLLHGYGVEATEALAQHTHNLMRQELAIEATGQRYSFGYSACPDLDLQQPLFELLQANDIGVTLSSSMEMVPELSVSAMVVHHPQAHYFAV; translated from the coding sequence ATGAAAAGACAGGTGAACAACACTACACTCAATCAGATCGCAAGCCTTTATCAGGCGGTTGACATTCAACAGCAACCAAGACCTCTCATAATAGGCGAACGCTCCAACCCTACTGGATCCAGAAAATTCCGGGAACTTCTCATAGCAGATGATTACGAAGGCTGCCTTCAGGTTGGAATTGATCAGGAACGTCTCGGTGCCCATGTTGTAGACCTCAGTGCTGCCTGGGCAGGACGTGACGAAGAAAAAGATCTGGTAACACTTGTTCAGATGTACGGTAAGACGCTGAAAGCACCACTCATGATCGATTCCACATCTCCTGCCGTTATAGAAAAGGGACTAGCATCCTATCCTGGCAGGGCGATTGTAAACTCCATCAACCTTGAAGATGGCGGCAAAAATCTTGATACCATCTGCAACTCAGTCAAAAAATATGGCGCCTGTGTGACAGCCCTCACCATAGATGAAAATGGGATGGCAATGGATTGTGACACTAAATTCAAAATTGCAGAACGTATCTATTCACTTGTTACTGAAAAACACGGCATCAGTGCGGATTCTCTTTTTTTTGATCCACTTACTTTTACCGTAGGATCCGGTGATGAAAAATTGAGAAATGCTGCAGTGCAGGTTCTTGAGGCAATCAAACGCATAAAGGCAGAACTTCCAGGGTGTCATACTATTCTTGGACTTTCAAATATCTCATTTGGCCTTCCAGTTCCCGCAAGGAAAGTCTTAAATGCGGTATTCCTTCATGAAGCAGTTGCAGCAGGCCTCGATGCTGTTATCATTGACCCCACAAACTGCATCAGTCTGGATTCAATCGATAAGGAGGCCGTTGTTCTTGCTCTTGATCTTCTCTATGATCGCACAGACACTAACGATCAACCACTCATGGCCTATATCAAATATTTTGAAGACCATGATATTGCTGCTAACACAGAAGAGAAGAAAGACGCCACCCCTGAGGAGATGATAAGAGAACGTATCATGCTCGGTAACCAACAGGACCTGCCTGACATCCTCCGCATGCTCCTTGATCGCTACTCCGCACTGGAAATCGTCAATCTGCATCTGGTTGCCGCCATGCGTGAAGTTGGTGTTCTGTTTGGATCAGGTGAAATGCTTCTCCCCTTTGTTCTGCAATCTGCTGAAGTGATGCGAAAATCCGTTGATATCCTTGAACCTTTTATGGATAAAAATGATAGATCCGATGCAGCATGTGTGCTGCTTGCCACCGTCCAGGGAGACGTCCATGATATTGGTAAAAATCTGGTCAATATCATTCTCTCTAATAACGGCTACCGGGTTATTGATATCGGGATCAAGGTTAGTGCTGAAACCATCATTGATACTGTCAAAAACAACCCTTCGATTGATATTATCTGCCTCAGCGGTCTCCTTGTTAAATCCGCCATGATCATGCAGGAGAGCATGACCAAGTATAGGGCAGCAGGACTCAAAAAGCCTATACTTCTTGGTGGAGCAGCCCTGACACGCAAATTCGTTGCCCTGGATTGCGCTCCTCTCTATGATGCGCCCGTCATTTATTGTCGTGATGCCTTTTCAGGTTTAAAAGCCATTCAGGATTACGAGAAAGGTGTATTAGAATCAAGCAGTTGGGAAGAGACACAACCCAATACGTCTGACACCAAGGGAAAGAAAAAGTCCCCTATTGAAACACTTGGTACTATTCCAACCCCACCTTTTACTGGTATAAACACCGTTGCCGCCGATCCGGCTGACTTCCTGCCCCTTATAAATAAACAAATTCTTTTTCGCGGTCGCTGGGGCTATAGACGCGGAAAACTCGACGAAACGGGTTATCAAAAACTACTCGACACTACAGTTTTTCCGGAATTCGAAGCAATCCACCATAAAATTATTTCTGAAAAGCTCTTCGAACCGAAGATCCGCTATGGCTGGTTTCCATGCACCCGCCTTGGAGAAAGCCTCATAGTTAGCCATAAGGATAAAGAAATTTCTTTCTCATTACCACGGCAAAGACGAGAGCCAAACCAAAGTCTCGTCGACTTTTTCAGAACAGAAGAGCAGGGAAATGATCTGGTCGGCTTTTTTGTTGTAACACTTGGCGAAAAACTCAATGCAATCTGTCAGGAACTCTATTCCCAAAACAAATATCATGAATATCTACTCCTCCACGGATACGGCGTGGAAGCCACTGAAGCTCTAGCTCAGCACACTCATAACCTCATGCGTCAGGAACTTGCAATTGAGGCAACAGGGCAACGCTACAGCTTTGGTTACTCTGCATGTCCGGATCTTGATCTACAGCAACCGCTTTTCGAACTTTTACAGGCAAACGATATCGGCGTGACACTCAGCTCTTCAATGGAAATGGTTCCGGAACTCAGTGTCTCTGCCATGGTTGTCCATCATCCGCAGGCACATTATTTTGCAGTTTAA
- a CDS encoding homocysteine S-methyltransferase family protein, with translation MTFSEEPLLIFDGACGTTLQTMEIDAKAWDGLEGCNEYLNISDPDTIVELHRKFLQAGAMVIETNTFGSSSVVLSEYGLENRVQEINRAAVANAKRAIAEFSTPEHPRYIVGSVGPTTKLPILGHISPEALTATVTEQVVTLLDCGVDALIVETCQDLLQIKTSLIACFDLLEKTGVDLPVLASVTFEQQGTMLVGTDIGAVCATIAPFPVFSLGLNCATGPTDMEPHIDYLCKNWKERISCIPNQGMPEVVNGKTHYPLTPEEFGKHMYDFVTKKGVSIVGGCCGTSPAHIKGLVKALQGAVPADRSEVLR, from the coding sequence ATGACTTTTTCAGAAGAACCCCTTTTAATATTTGATGGCGCCTGTGGAACAACACTTCAGACAATGGAGATTGACGCAAAGGCCTGGGATGGCCTTGAAGGCTGCAATGAATACCTCAATATTTCCGATCCAGATACCATAGTCGAACTCCACAGAAAATTTCTTCAGGCAGGAGCCATGGTCATTGAAACAAACACCTTTGGCTCTTCCTCGGTAGTTTTATCAGAATATGGGCTTGAAAACCGTGTCCAGGAAATCAACCGTGCTGCCGTGGCTAATGCAAAAAGGGCCATAGCGGAATTTTCCACCCCGGAACACCCCAGGTATATTGTCGGCTCCGTCGGCCCCACGACCAAACTCCCCATTCTTGGTCATATATCTCCAGAAGCTCTAACAGCGACAGTCACTGAACAGGTCGTCACCCTGCTTGATTGCGGAGTTGATGCCCTGATCGTTGAAACATGCCAGGATCTCCTTCAGATAAAAACTTCACTTATTGCCTGTTTTGATCTCCTTGAAAAGACTGGAGTCGACCTTCCAGTCCTGGCATCTGTAACCTTTGAACAACAGGGCACCATGCTGGTTGGTACTGACATTGGTGCAGTGTGCGCTACCATAGCCCCCTTCCCTGTCTTTTCCCTCGGGCTCAACTGTGCGACTGGCCCAACGGATATGGAACCTCATATCGATTATCTGTGTAAAAACTGGAAAGAGCGCATCTCCTGCATTCCAAATCAGGGCATGCCTGAAGTTGTTAACGGAAAAACCCACTATCCTTTAACACCTGAAGAATTCGGAAAACATATGTATGATTTTGTAACCAAAAAAGGTGTCTCTATTGTTGGAGGCTGTTGCGGGACTTCTCCTGCCCATATCAAAGGCTTAGTCAAAGCCTTACAGGGTGCTGTTCCTGCTGATCGCAGTGAGGTGTTGAGATGA
- a CDS encoding (2Fe-2S)-binding protein, with protein sequence MITEEELLVRMKPGCICKGIKLHIILKAIEDGATSFEEIAKITGIGGGSCKSKRCGEKVALLLKESLHHPDKKTSPPQNN encoded by the coding sequence ATGATAACAGAAGAAGAATTACTCGTACGGATGAAACCTGGTTGTATATGTAAAGGAATCAAACTTCATATAATATTAAAAGCAATCGAGGATGGCGCCACAAGCTTTGAAGAAATTGCAAAAATAACAGGTATTGGTGGAGGCTCCTGCAAGTCGAAACGATGCGGAGAGAAAGTTGCTCTGTTACTCAAAGAAAGCCTTCATCATCCTGACAAAAAAACTTCCCCCCCACAAAACAACTAG
- the uvrC gene encoding excinuclease ABC subunit UvrC produces the protein MFPINFLKTVPTTPGVYRMLDKQSRVLYVGKAKNLKNRLTSYTRFTGADHNKTTVMLSKVIRVDTLLTATEKEALILEASLIKKHKPKYNILLRDDKNYPLIKVTVQDTWPRVHMTRRRKKDGAKYFGPYSSSSSMWATLRLLADMFPLRKCKGNTVKLRTRPCLNLQIGRCLGPCVNIADKEEYQDQVKKVLMVLEGKNTSLIDELRQEMMKASDTLHFELAAELRDKISALSRTLEKQIIASSGFKNQDVFGYCRQGTSIAIAILFIREGLITGSRNFFFNDPMESDAIILSQALNQFYDGKALPAKEILLPFPIEDSVILAERFSELIGATVGLTIPQRGDRVRLVTMANTNAAHVFDEKEKKERSWQGLSASMEKLLRLDHIPNHIECLDISNTSGKQAVGSLVCYKNGEAAKDHFRHYAIKTVHGPDDYAMMEEVLQRRFKRGIAENNLPDLFIVDGGRGQLGIALRVADELGIRDELDWIGIAKEKNTEGEKLYKPGRKNPILLKSHNPVLLYIMRIRDESHRFGVTFHRKLRAKVSIASVLDTIPGIGPGRKRKLLKQLGSVKRIREASLDELSQVKGIGKETAFVIHQHFHPQNK, from the coding sequence ATGTTTCCGATAAATTTTTTAAAAACCGTGCCCACAACACCAGGCGTTTATCGAATGCTCGATAAACAATCGCGTGTACTGTATGTTGGCAAGGCGAAAAATCTCAAAAACAGGCTGACTTCATACACTCGCTTCACAGGGGCAGATCATAACAAAACAACCGTAATGCTCTCCAAAGTTATCAGAGTTGATACCCTTCTTACGGCCACTGAAAAGGAGGCGTTAATCCTTGAAGCATCACTTATTAAAAAGCATAAGCCCAAGTATAACATTCTCCTTCGAGATGACAAAAATTACCCCCTCATAAAAGTTACGGTACAGGACACCTGGCCCAGAGTCCACATGACTCGCAGACGCAAAAAGGATGGTGCAAAATACTTTGGGCCCTATTCTTCAAGTTCCTCAATGTGGGCCACCCTGCGGTTACTTGCAGATATGTTCCCTTTACGAAAATGCAAGGGCAACACTGTCAAACTGAGAACACGCCCCTGTCTCAATCTGCAGATTGGGAGATGTCTCGGTCCCTGTGTCAATATCGCAGATAAGGAAGAGTATCAGGATCAGGTTAAAAAAGTACTTATGGTCCTAGAGGGCAAAAATACGAGTCTCATCGATGAACTTCGTCAGGAAATGATGAAAGCATCGGACACCCTTCACTTTGAACTTGCAGCAGAACTTCGGGACAAGATCAGTGCTCTCTCAAGAACCCTTGAAAAACAAATTATTGCATCATCGGGCTTTAAAAATCAGGATGTGTTTGGATACTGTCGTCAGGGCACTTCCATCGCCATTGCAATACTCTTTATTCGTGAAGGCCTTATAACCGGAAGTCGTAATTTCTTCTTCAATGATCCTATGGAAAGTGACGCCATCATCCTCTCTCAGGCTCTAAACCAGTTCTACGATGGAAAAGCTTTACCTGCAAAAGAGATTCTCCTTCCCTTTCCAATCGAGGACTCTGTAATCCTTGCAGAAAGATTTTCAGAACTCATTGGTGCAACCGTTGGCCTCACCATTCCTCAACGCGGTGATCGGGTACGACTTGTCACAATGGCCAATACCAATGCTGCCCATGTTTTTGATGAAAAAGAAAAGAAAGAACGATCCTGGCAGGGCCTTTCAGCTTCAATGGAAAAACTTTTACGTCTTGACCATATCCCAAACCATATAGAATGCCTCGATATCTCAAACACCAGCGGCAAACAGGCCGTGGGGTCATTGGTTTGTTACAAAAATGGTGAGGCGGCTAAGGATCATTTCAGACATTATGCTATTAAAACTGTCCATGGCCCTGATGATTATGCAATGATGGAAGAAGTTCTTCAACGCCGTTTCAAACGTGGCATTGCTGAAAACAATCTCCCCGATCTCTTTATAGTTGATGGCGGACGTGGACAACTTGGAATTGCTCTGCGTGTGGCCGATGAACTCGGGATACGGGACGAACTTGACTGGATAGGCATTGCCAAAGAAAAAAACACAGAGGGAGAAAAGTTATACAAACCCGGACGGAAGAATCCGATACTCCTCAAAAGTCATAATCCCGTTCTCCTGTACATCATGCGCATTCGTGATGAATCACATCGTTTTGGAGTAACATTTCACAGAAAATTACGCGCCAAGGTATCCATTGCATCTGTTCTTGACACTATCCCGGGCATTGGCCCTGGCAGGAAAAGGAAACTTCTCAAACAATTGGGCAGCGTAAAACGAATTCGAGAGGCATCCCTTGATGAACTTTCACAAGTTAAGGGCATAGGGAAGGAGACAGCATTTGTAATACATCAACATTTCCACCCACAAAACAAGTAA
- the thiC gene encoding phosphomethylpyrimidine synthase ThiC, producing the protein METQIEMARKAIITPQMTKVAEQEGLDAEWIRERVAEGRIVIPVNPNRQHQNIVGIGFGLRTKVNASIGTSSDIADSNLEIRKAQVAEEEKADTLMELSTGGNLDEVRRLVLENCSLPVGNVPLYQAFAEASRKYHNPGKLDSEHLFEIIEKQLADGISFMAIHCGINRYSIERLRNQGYRYGGLVSKGGTFMVSWMEYNNCENPLYEQFDRVCGLMKKYDSVLSLGNGIRAGAIHDSHDRAQMAEMVINCELAEIGRDMGCQMMVEGPGHVPLDEIEGNIMLEKRMSGGAPYYVLGPLPADSGAGYDHITAAIGAANSARHGADLICYITPAEHLALPNEEDVREGVRATRLAARIGDIAKYPERRELEKKVALSRRDTKWDEHFQLLMFPDKAQEIRKSRTPENQKTCTMCGDFCAMARGKEIFSGDMRGDKIAD; encoded by the coding sequence ATGGAAACACAGATTGAAATGGCTCGCAAGGCAATTATTACCCCGCAAATGACTAAGGTTGCAGAACAGGAAGGACTTGATGCTGAGTGGATTCGTGAACGTGTCGCTGAAGGAAGAATAGTCATTCCTGTAAATCCGAACCGTCAGCATCAGAATATTGTCGGAATAGGATTTGGTCTCAGGACCAAGGTGAACGCATCCATTGGCACCTCGTCGGATATTGCTGATAGTAATCTTGAGATCCGGAAAGCTCAAGTTGCCGAAGAGGAAAAAGCGGATACGCTTATGGAGCTTTCAACAGGAGGGAATCTTGACGAGGTTCGTCGTTTAGTACTTGAAAACTGCAGTTTACCCGTTGGGAATGTCCCGCTTTACCAGGCTTTTGCAGAGGCAAGTAGGAAATACCATAACCCTGGGAAACTCGATAGCGAACATCTGTTTGAAATTATAGAAAAACAATTGGCTGATGGTATTTCCTTTATGGCGATTCATTGTGGAATTAATCGCTATTCCATAGAACGACTCAGAAATCAGGGCTATCGATATGGCGGCCTGGTTTCCAAGGGTGGTACCTTTATGGTTTCGTGGATGGAATATAATAATTGTGAGAATCCACTCTATGAGCAGTTTGACCGGGTCTGTGGCCTGATGAAAAAATATGACTCGGTACTTTCACTTGGCAATGGTATACGGGCAGGGGCCATTCATGATAGTCATGATCGTGCCCAGATGGCTGAGATGGTCATTAATTGTGAACTGGCCGAAATTGGGCGTGATATGGGGTGTCAGATGATGGTCGAAGGACCTGGACATGTACCACTTGATGAGATCGAAGGGAATATTATGCTGGAAAAAAGAATGAGTGGAGGTGCACCGTATTATGTGTTAGGTCCACTCCCTGCAGATTCCGGAGCTGGGTATGATCACATTACAGCAGCCATTGGCGCTGCAAACTCTGCGCGCCACGGTGCAGACCTTATTTGCTATATTACACCGGCTGAACATCTGGCATTACCTAATGAAGAAGATGTTCGCGAGGGAGTCAGGGCAACACGACTTGCAGCACGGATTGGTGATATTGCCAAGTACCCTGAAAGGAGGGAACTTGAAAAGAAGGTCGCACTTTCCCGTCGTGATACCAAGTGGGATGAGCATTTTCAATTGCTGATGTTTCCTGACAAAGCACAGGAAATACGTAAATCGAGAACACCAGAAAATCAGAAGACTTGTACTATGTGTGGCGATTTCTGCGCCATGGCAAGAGGCAAAGAAATTTTCTCAGGAGATATGAGAGGGGATAAAATAGCAGATTGA
- the ettA gene encoding energy-dependent translational throttle protein EttA encodes MSVDDKKVIYSMIKVSKSYNDQVILKDISLSYFYGAKIGVLGLNGSGKSSLLRILAGIDKEFNGETMMSPGLTVDYLPQEPELDPAKTVKEIVEEGAQETVDLLNEFNRINEKFAEPMDDDEMQALIDRQGEVQEKLDNLDAWDLDSKLEMAMDALRCPPSDSTCKHLSGGEKRRVALCRILLKQPDILLLDEPTNHLDAESVAWLEHHLQQYAGTVIAVTHDRYFLDNVAGWILELDRGRGIPWKGNYSSWLDQKEKRLANEEKKESSRQRTLKRELEWIKMSPKGRRGKSKARIASYEKMMDQDTEKLSNELQIFIPPGPRLGKVVIEADHVRKAFGDRLLVDNMNFKLPAGGIVGIIGPNGAGKSTLFKMITGEDTPDEGTIRLGETVKLGYVDQNRDSLDPESTIWEAISEGQETVILGEREVNSRAYVGKFNFSGSDQQKKVGLLSGGQRNRVHLAKMLKEGGNVLLLDEPTNDLDVNTLRALEEALENFGGCAVVISHDRWFLDRIATHILAFEGDSKVVWFEGNYSDYEKDRKARLGSKADQPHRIKYRQLTR; translated from the coding sequence ATGAGTGTTGATGATAAAAAAGTCATCTATTCGATGATTAAAGTCAGTAAATCCTATAACGACCAGGTTATCCTCAAGGATATATCCCTCTCCTACTTTTATGGAGCAAAAATTGGAGTTCTTGGGCTGAACGGCTCTGGAAAAAGTAGCCTGCTTCGCATTCTGGCCGGTATAGACAAGGAGTTCAATGGAGAGACGATGATGTCTCCTGGTCTCACCGTTGATTATCTCCCTCAGGAACCTGAGCTTGACCCTGCCAAAACCGTCAAGGAAATTGTTGAAGAGGGTGCGCAGGAAACCGTTGATCTTTTAAACGAATTTAACAGGATTAATGAAAAATTCGCTGAACCCATGGATGATGACGAGATGCAGGCCCTCATAGATCGTCAGGGAGAAGTACAGGAAAAACTCGACAATCTCGATGCCTGGGACCTTGATTCCAAACTTGAGATGGCAATGGATGCTCTGCGCTGCCCACCATCAGACTCCACATGCAAGCATCTCTCAGGTGGTGAGAAACGACGTGTCGCTCTCTGTCGTATTCTCCTTAAACAGCCTGACATCCTACTCCTCGATGAGCCTACCAATCACCTTGACGCCGAATCAGTTGCCTGGCTGGAACATCACCTCCAGCAATATGCCGGAACCGTTATAGCTGTTACTCATGACAGATACTTTCTCGACAATGTCGCAGGATGGATTCTGGAACTTGACCGAGGACGTGGTATACCGTGGAAGGGCAATTACTCCTCATGGCTTGACCAGAAAGAGAAGCGACTTGCCAATGAAGAGAAAAAAGAAAGCAGTCGGCAGCGAACCTTGAAAAGAGAACTTGAGTGGATCAAAATGTCCCCTAAAGGACGTCGTGGCAAATCAAAAGCTCGTATTGCATCCTATGAGAAAATGATGGATCAGGACACCGAGAAACTTTCCAATGAACTGCAGATTTTCATTCCACCCGGGCCTCGCCTCGGCAAAGTTGTTATCGAAGCTGATCACGTTCGTAAAGCCTTCGGTGACCGCCTCCTTGTTGACAATATGAATTTCAAACTCCCTGCAGGTGGCATTGTTGGAATTATTGGTCCTAATGGGGCCGGTAAATCAACTCTTTTCAAAATGATCACCGGCGAAGACACGCCAGACGAAGGTACCATTCGCCTTGGAGAAACCGTAAAGCTTGGATATGTTGATCAGAATCGAGATAGCCTTGATCCAGAATCAACGATTTGGGAAGCAATCTCCGAGGGGCAGGAGACTGTAATTCTTGGAGAACGTGAGGTTAACTCCAGAGCCTATGTTGGTAAATTCAATTTTTCAGGTTCTGATCAACAGAAAAAGGTCGGTCTTCTTTCTGGTGGCCAACGAAACAGAGTTCACCTTGCCAAGATGCTCAAGGAAGGCGGGAATGTGTTGTTACTCGACGAACCGACAAATGACCTGGACGTTAATACCCTGAGAGCGCTCGAAGAGGCCCTCGAAAACTTTGGTGGCTGCGCCGTTGTTATCAGCCATGATCGATGGTTTCTTGACAGGATAGCAACCCATATCCTCGCCTTTGAAGGAGATTCCAAGGTTGTCTGGTTTGAGGGAAATTACTCTGATTATGAAAAAGACCGTAAAGCTCGACTGGGATCGAAAGCCGACCAGCCACACAGAATAAAATATCGTCAACTGACCCGTTAG